The segment CTGAACAGCATTGTCTGCCTTAAACCAGGTCGGGGCATGTCCATTTGTTCcacaatttttcttatttgaggCTCAAAACCCATATCCAGCATCCGATCTGCCTCATCTAAGGCCAAATACTTGATCATCTGCAGTGAAACTCTAGCTCTCTCCAACAGATCTACCAATCTTCCTGGAGTTGCCACCAGAATATCAACACCTCTCTCCAGTTCTCGCAGCTGGCCACATAAATATAACGATTAAAAATAGAATAACAGTGGAATGTTGCAACGTAATATCACTGTATAGCACCACTGCATAAAGAAGactaaaaattgaatttctcaTTACACACTTGCCACAGCAAAAGGCTGAAGCATAAATCTGCAAATAGCAGAGGAAATGATGCACATTCACAACAAGAAGAATTTACTGCttgattttaaaacattaattcaaCATGACTGCCTGTACAGAGATGAtaaaacatcaacatcaaccCGAAGATTGATGAAGTGGCCTCCACCAAAGAACGAGTAAATATAGCACCAAGTTGCAAATTTACTTGaattcattctaaaattatGAATAACATCTTTAAAGGTCTCGAAAATACTTGGGCTTTCAAGAGTCTGCTAGCATTATTCCAACTCTTGTAAACGACCAAGCACCAAAACCTGAGAGCATTAATTGAGCAATCTATCTTTGTATGATTCTGTGGAGTGCAAAGGCCTGAAACGTACCAACTTGAAATCTAGCATTCTGGAAGAATCAGTTCAGACCCTTTGGGGCTTTGGTGTGGTTGGAAAACAAAGGATCCTGATGGTGCAAAGGTAAAGGACAATGGAacttctatttattttctttctttgaaacAAAAGAATTGATGGGTCACACAAAATGTCCAGCAGCTAGGAGATAAGCTTTTCTAATGAGCAGTTGGTTGGTGAATTGAACAGGATTAAACTAGGAAGGATGGTGGTCTTTATGTTTCATAATGACATGGGAAGGGGCAAGAAATTAAGATCTGGGATTAGTTAAAAGAAGAGTACTTGGAACATGAATTGCAAAAGGTAATTTGGTTGAAGATATAACTTCTATTCTCTATAGAAGCTTTTGACCCATTGAAGACTTCTCTAACCACAAGGCAGACTGTAATCCAACCAAGCTGTGATCATTCGATTTCAGAGAATGAAGATCCATGAAGAACAGATGGTTTCTGATGCAACTAAACATATGATCAAATTCTGCCAACTACATTCTTTATCAAGCACAGCAAAGATGAAGAAATGCAACTAGCTGATTATCATGCAATGATTATTCGATGACATGCTGCTTGTTGGTAACTGTATTGAATGTTTTACCAGATAGCACCACCAGTATTACATGGAAAGCAGAGCAAAATCCATTATTTTTCAACAGCAGAATCAAGAAACATGCAGCGGAAAATGTGACAAagttgaatatataaaatagaatCTGAAAGTATTAAGTATCATCAATCAAAGAATGATGCCAGGAGCCAACACGACCAGTTCAAAAAAAGACCCGCACCACCAAGTGAGGGGAGAGGAAGGGAGGGAGGGGGAGAGAACAATACAAAACCTGTTGGTGAATCGGTGCTCCTCCATAAGCAACAACCACTTTAACACCAGTTTGATACGAGAATTTCCTAGCTTCCTCATGTATCTGCAATCATGACTGCAGCATGTTAGATCTCCTCACAATATTGTAAGAAAGATAGAAGCATATCATTTAAACAGCCAGTGAAAAAAAATGCACCTGCATTGAAAGCTCTCTGGTTGGAGAGAGAATAAGAGCTAGTGGGTACACAGTTCGTGCTCCACGAGGCGGCCTTTGTGCACTCTGATCTTGCATTTTCATAATTCCACTAATTATTGGGAAACAGAAAGCAGCAGTTTTCCCAGAACCAGTCTGGGCACAGGCCATCAAGTCCCTGCCTGCAAGAGAGATTGGAATGGCATGCCGCTGCACCGGTGTGGGCTTCACATACTTGCACCTGCGGATATTCTGATTCAATGCATCACCCAAATCAATCTCCGCAAAGGTGTTTACAGGTGGTGGCACATTGTCCCCACTTGTCTCAACTGGAATATCTTCATATGCATCAAAATTAATGCCACTATTCTCTTGCTCACTTAGTGGCTGCTCTGTTTCGTCATCATCTCCAAAAGGAttcacttctctctctctcccacgATCCCAACCACCTCTGTTTCCCCAACCACCTCTCccgccgccaccaccaccataCCCACCACGGTAATCATTTCTTGGAACACCCCAGCGAGATCCACCACCATACCCAGAACGATCATTACTCGATGCGGGCCCACTATAGGCAGCAGCTGGTGGATCTGAAGATGGCACACGGTTGCGAAGATGAGGAGGGACGTATGTGGGTCGAGTAGGGGCATTTCCTGAAGTAGTACCAACACTTCCGTTGTTAGCAGAAGAACCAGCTATTGTGCTCTCAGCTGCAGAATTCGCAGCCAAATCAGCCCATGAACTCCTCGTATTCATCACAATTCTTAACCAAAACGTAAAATCTCCAACACAAAATTCCCTTTTTCtgaacaaaatcaacttcaacTTCCACAAATCAAACTTTACGCAATTCTCTTTTCTTGATATCACAATTTCAACA is part of the Populus nigra chromosome 8, ddPopNigr1.1, whole genome shotgun sequence genome and harbors:
- the LOC133701428 gene encoding DEAD-box ATP-dependent RNA helicase 37-like; the encoded protein is MNTRSSWADLAANSAAESTIAGSSANNGSVGTTSGNAPTRPTYVPPHLRNRVPSSDPPAAAYSGPASSNDRSGYGGGSRWGVPRNDYRGGYGGGGGGRGGWGNRGGWDRGREREVNPFGDDDETEQPLSEQENSGINFDAYEDIPVETSGDNVPPPVNTFAEIDLGDALNQNIRRCKYVKPTPVQRHAIPISLAGRDLMACAQTGSGKTAAFCFPIISGIMKMQDQSAQRPPRGARTVYPLALILSPTRELSMQIHEEARKFSYQTGVKVVVAYGGAPIHQQLRELERGVDILVATPGRLVDLLERARVSLQMIKYLALDEADRMLDMGFEPQIRKIVEQMDMPRPGLRQTMLFSATFPKEIQRLASDFLSTYIFLAVGRVGSSTDLIVQRVEFVYEPDKRSHLMDLLHAQRANGVQGKQALTLVFVETKKGADSLEHWLCINGFPATSIHGDRSQQEREQALRSFKTGNTPILVATDVAARGLDIPHVAHVVNFDLPNDIDDYVHRIGRTGRAGNSGLATAFFNEGNASMARPLSELMQEANQEVPDWLSRYASRASFGGGKNRRSGGGRFGGRDFRRDSSFSRGNSDYYGGGGSGGGYGSSAGYGSSGGYGGGYGPGVTSAWD